Proteins encoded together in one Triticum dicoccoides isolate Atlit2015 ecotype Zavitan chromosome 7B, WEW_v2.0, whole genome shotgun sequence window:
- the LOC119337206 gene encoding uncharacterized protein LOC119337206: protein MRSAVLLLLVFAAAHAAAVVTDGLLPNGNFELGPAKSELVNGTVVKGGKAIPKWETSGFVEYIESGHKQGDMLLVVPQGAYAVRLGNDASILQRIPVARGSYYAITFSAARTCAQAERLNVSVSPESGVLPMQTIYGSNGWDSYAWAFKAKLDVVDLVIHNPGVEEDPACGPLIDAVAIRTLYPPTLSKGNMLKNGGFEEGPYFLPNASWGVLVPPNIEDDHSPLPAWMIMSSKAVKYVDAAHFKVPEGARAVELVGGKESALVQEVRTVPGWAYRLSFAVGDSADGCKGSMVAEAYAARSTLKVPYESNGAGGYKRAVLDFVAVRDRTRVVFQSAFYHMKADGTLCGPVIDDAKLVGLRKKPAARRLML from the exons ATGCGTTCCGCCGTGCTGCTCTTGCTTGTCTTCGCGGCGGCGCACGCCGCCGCGGTCGTCACCGACG GTCTCCTGCCGAACGGCAACTTCGAGCTGGGTCCGGCCAAGTCGGAGCTGGTGAACGGGACGGTGGTGAAGGGCGGGAAGGCGATCCCCAAGTGGGAGACGTCGGGCTTCGTGGAGTACATCGAGTCCGGGCACAAGCAGGGCGACATGCTGCTGGTGGTGCCGCAGGGCGCCTACGCCGTCCGCCTCGGCAACGATGCCTCCATCCTCCAGCGCATCCCCGTCGCCCGGGGCTCCTactacgccatcaccttcagcgcCGCCCGCACCTGCGCGCAGGCCGAGCGCCTCAACGTCTCCGTCAGCCCCGAGTCCGGCGTGCTCCCCATGCAGACCATCTACGGCAGCAACGGCTGGGACTCCTACGCCTGGGCCTTCAAGGCCAAGCTCGACGTCGTCGACCTCGTCATCCACAACCCCGGCGTCGAAGAGGACCCGGCATGCGGCCCGCTCATCGACGCCGTCGCCATCCGCACCCTCTACCCGCCCACGCTCTCCAAGGGCAACATGCTCAAGAACGGCGGCTTCGAGGAGGGCCCCTACTTCCTCCCCAACGCCTCCTGGGGCGTGCTCGTGCCGCCAAACATCGAGGACGACCACTCCCCGCTCCCCGCCTGGATGATCATGTCCTCCAAGGCCGTCAAGTACGTCGACGCCGCGCACTTCAAGGTGCCCGAGGGCGCGCGCGCCGTCGAGCTCGTTGGCGGCAAGGAGAGCGCGCTCGTGCAGGAGGTGCGCACCGTGCCCGGCTGGGCCTACCGCCTCTCCTTCGCCGTCGGCGACTCCGCCGACGGCTGCAAGGGCTCCATGGTGGCCGAGGCCTACGCCGCGCGCTCCACCCTCAAGGTGCCGTACGAGTCCAACGGCGCCGGCGGCTACAAGCGCGCCGTGCTGGACTTCGTCGCCGTCAGAGACCGCACCCGGGTCGTCTTCCAGAGCGCCTTCTACCACATGAAGGCCGACGGCACGCTCTGCGGGCCCGTCATCGACGACGCCAAGCTCGTCGGCCTGCGCAAGAAGCCCGCCGCACGTCGCCTCATGCTCTAA